Proteins encoded in a region of the Zea mays cultivar B73 chromosome 4, Zm-B73-REFERENCE-NAM-5.0, whole genome shotgun sequence genome:
- the LOC100280957 gene encoding drought-induced protein 1 precursor — translation MVAPVVIASAGLGMLAGVAMANRSLGDGLPAAYRCDARPRCATCGGSGRVECLCNRWSDGDSGCRTCAGSGRMPCRSCGGSGTGRPLPARLTVQHQKPPPPAGYN, via the coding sequence ATGGTGGCGCCGGTGGTGATCGCGTCGGCGGGGCTGGGCATGCTGGCCGGCGTGGCGATGGCCAACCGGTCCCTTGGGGACGGGCTCCCGGCGGCCTACAGGTGTGACGCGCGCCCGCGCTGCGCCACGTGCGGCGGCTCCGGCCGAGTCGAGTGCTTGTGCAACCGCTGGTCCGATGGCGACTCAGGCTGCCGGACCTGCGCGGGGTCGGGGAGGATGCCCTGCCGCAGCTGCGGCGGCTCCGGCACCGGCAGGCCGCTCCCGGCGCGGCTCACCGTCCAGCACCagaagccgccgccgccggccggctaCAACTGA